One segment of Phragmites australis chromosome 13, lpPhrAust1.1, whole genome shotgun sequence DNA contains the following:
- the LOC133887663 gene encoding vesicle-associated protein 1-3-like isoform X2: MSNTLLRVYPSELKIPFEVKKQRSCCIQLTNRTEQYVAFKVKTTNPRKYSVRHTYVTMQAPMEVLSDYHCKDKFLVQSVMVRDGATMKDFMPELFTKAPGRVIEEFKLRVVYIAANPPSPVPEESEEEDSSPRSELIDHEVKRSSVLYAAPRYIGASGAEPSCTEATSVISRLVGEREYSVDENKKLQQEMELRREMTSSQQGFSLMFVLLVFISSVFIGRLMNDIKV; encoded by the exons ATGAGCAATACGCTGCTTCGGGTGTACCCTTCAGAGCTCAAGATCCCCT TTGAGGTCAAGAAGCAGCGGTCTTGCTGCATACAACTGACGAATAGGACCGAGCAGTACGTAGCCTTCAAG GTGAAAACGACGAACCCAAGGAAGTACTCGGTTCGTCACACCTACG TTACTATGCAAGCTCCTATGGAGGTGCTATCAGATTACCACTGCAAGGACAAGTTCCTTGTGCAAAGCGTCATGGTGCGGGATGGGGCGACAATGAAAGACTTTATGCCTGAATTG TTCACCAAAGCGCCGGGCAGGGTGATCGAGGAGTTCAAGTTACGTGTAGTGTACATTGCTGCTAATCCGCCCTCACCGGTTCCTGAGGAGTCTGAGGAAGAGGATTCATCCCCTCGGTCAGAGCTGATAGACCATGAAGTGAAAAGATCATCTGTATTATATGCT GCACCTAGATATATAGGAGCGTCTGGAGCAGAACCTTCATGTACTGAG GCTACCTCTGTCATATCAAGGCTGGTTGGAGAGAGAGAATATTCAGTAGATGAAAATAAGAAGCTTCAGCAAGAAATG GAACTTCGTAGGGAAATGACATCATCTCAACAGGGTTTCTCACTCATGTTTGTGCTTTTAGTCTTCATATCATCCGTCTTCATTGGACGCTTGATGAACGACATCAAGGTTTAg
- the LOC133887663 gene encoding vesicle-associated protein 1-3-like isoform X1 — MSNTLLRVYPSELKIPFEVKKQRSCCIQLTNRTEQYVAFKVKTTNPRKYSVRHTYGTLLPRSSCNVTVTMQAPMEVLSDYHCKDKFLVQSVMVRDGATMKDFMPELFTKAPGRVIEEFKLRVVYIAANPPSPVPEESEEEDSSPRSELIDHEVKRSSVLYAAPRYIGASGAEPSCTEATSVISRLVGEREYSVDENKKLQQEMELRREMTSSQQGFSLMFVLLVFISSVFIGRLMNDIKV; from the exons ATGAGCAATACGCTGCTTCGGGTGTACCCTTCAGAGCTCAAGATCCCCT TTGAGGTCAAGAAGCAGCGGTCTTGCTGCATACAACTGACGAATAGGACCGAGCAGTACGTAGCCTTCAAG GTGAAAACGACGAACCCAAGGAAGTACTCGGTTCGTCACACCTACGGTACACTGCTTCCCCGGAGCTCTTGCAATGTCACAG TTACTATGCAAGCTCCTATGGAGGTGCTATCAGATTACCACTGCAAGGACAAGTTCCTTGTGCAAAGCGTCATGGTGCGGGATGGGGCGACAATGAAAGACTTTATGCCTGAATTG TTCACCAAAGCGCCGGGCAGGGTGATCGAGGAGTTCAAGTTACGTGTAGTGTACATTGCTGCTAATCCGCCCTCACCGGTTCCTGAGGAGTCTGAGGAAGAGGATTCATCCCCTCGGTCAGAGCTGATAGACCATGAAGTGAAAAGATCATCTGTATTATATGCT GCACCTAGATATATAGGAGCGTCTGGAGCAGAACCTTCATGTACTGAG GCTACCTCTGTCATATCAAGGCTGGTTGGAGAGAGAGAATATTCAGTAGATGAAAATAAGAAGCTTCAGCAAGAAATG GAACTTCGTAGGGAAATGACATCATCTCAACAGGGTTTCTCACTCATGTTTGTGCTTTTAGTCTTCATATCATCCGTCTTCATTGGACGCTTGATGAACGACATCAAGGTTTAg
- the LOC133887967 gene encoding uncharacterized protein LOC133887967, which produces MDRAPATQGRRANAVVGRKLDELCACLDDALSSPRPRCPEALHAEIKARTDFLQSLLAAEAECYGGAPPLYLAEAEERFAVLKNAFHQWARGAVAARAEEEEGEHGEEATGSGSECSCTDSCQEAAVGDAECDAVEARKEVTSDAVAMKRDAECEAMVTREKVTSSDAIAKNRDAEGGTMGTREEVTSDAIAKNRDAENEAAAETRRSNVQRRWRRSAAWCGIAGVVAVVAVGLAVELAAVAHHNVNVYVVPT; this is translated from the coding sequence ATGGACAGGGCGCCGGCAACGCAGGGACGGCGCGCGAACGCCGTGGTGGGGCGGAAGCTCGACGAGCTCTGCGCCTGCCTCGACGACGCGCTGTCCTCCCCACGGCCGCGGTGCCCCGAGGCGCTCCACGCGGAGATCAAGGCGAGGACCGACTTCCTCCAGTCCCTCCTGGCCGCCGAGGCGGAATGCTACGGCGGCGCGCCGCCGTTGTACCtggccgaggccgaggagcgCTTCGCCGTCCTCAAGAACGCATTCCACCAGTGGGCGCGAGGTGCCGTCGCTGCAcgggccgaggaggaggagggggagcacgGGGAGGAGGCTACCGGCTCCGGGTCCGAGTGCTCGTGCACCGACTCGTgccaggaggcggcggtgggggaCGCCGAGTGCGATGCCGTGGAAGCACGCAAGGAGGTGACGTCGGATGCCGTTGCCATGAAGCGCGACGCCGAGTGCGAGGCCATGGTGACACGCGAGAAGGTGACGTCATCGGATGCCATTGCCAAGAACCGCGACGCCGAGGGCGGGACCATGGGAACACGCGAGGAGGTGACGTCGGATGCCATTGCCAAGAATCGCGACGCCGAGAACGAGGCTGCGGCGGAGACGAGGAGGAGCAACGTCCAGAGGCGTTGGAGGCGGAGTGCCGCTTGGTGCGGCATTGCCGGCGTGGTGGCGGTGGTCGCGGTCGGGTTGGCGGTGGAGTTGGCCGCGGTGGCGCACCACAATGTAAATGTTTACGTTGTTCCGACGTAG
- the LOC133888870 gene encoding 14 kDa proline-rich protein DC2.15-like encodes MAGKASVALFLAINLVVFAIANACGRHCPTPTPSTPSTPTPTPASFGKCPRNALKLGVCANVLGLIKAKVGVPPTEPCCPLLEGLVNLEAAVCLCTAIKGKILGINLNLPIDLSLILNHCGKTVPTGFMCL; translated from the coding sequence ATGGCAGGCAAGGCCTCGGTCGCGCTGTTCCTCGCCATCAACTTGGTCGTGTTCGCCATCGCCAACGCCTGCGGTCGGCACTGCCCCACGCCAACCCCGTCCACCCCATCGACTCCAACCCCGACGCCGGCTTCGTTCGGCAAGTGCCCCCGCAACGCGCTGAAGCTGGGCGTGTGCGCCAACGTGCTGGGCCTGATCAAGGCCAAGGTGGGAGTGCCACCCACGGAGCCGTGCTGCCCGCTGCTGGAGGGGCTCGTCAACCTGGAGGCCGCCGTGTGCCTCTGCACCGCCATCAAGGGCAAAATCCTCGGCATCAACCTCAACCTGCCCATCGACCTTAGCCTCATTCTCAACCACTGCGGCAAGACAGTGCCCACCGGATTCATGTGCCTCTAA